From Streptomyces sp. SAI-135:
GCGGTCGTGGTCGCCGCCGGTGGAGTGCTCCAGCTGGCCGATCGGCAGATGCGTCTTGAGTGCGGACAGGTAGGCGCCGTTGACGTCGAGGGCGGTCACCTCGTGCTCGCCGGGCGGCAGTTCGGGCCGGGTCCACTTGGGGCGGGCCTCCCAGATCTGGTCGGCACCGCGCGCGGTCTGCTTGCGCAGGATGTCGGGCAGCCAGGGGTGGGCGACGACGTCGTACCGGCCGCCCTTGCGGCTGTCGTCGAGGAGCGCCATCGCGTCCGGGATCGCCCGCCTGACCAGCGCGGCGGTCGCCGCCTCCACGTCGCCGGAGTGCTGGTCGAGCGCGGCCGCCACGGCGGAGGCGATCAGGTCCGGGCTGTCGGCCGCCCGCACCCGGCGCCCGACGGGGACGACCTGCACACCGCGTGGGGCGGGGCGCGCCGGCCGAGGCGGTGGCGAGGTGTCGCCCGTACCGCGGTCCGTCGTGCCGTAGTCCGTCGTGCCGCAGTCCGCGGGGTCCAGGTGCTGGGGGAATCCCTCCACCTGGTGACGGGCCGGCTGCCCGCACAGGACACAGGGCCGCGGCTCGGAGAGCAGGTCCACGTCGTCGAGGTGCGCTTCCGCCGGGGCGTCCGCCGCGTCGCTCCCGTCGGCCGCCTCGGCAACCGCCGCGTCGTTCAGGTCGGCCGCCTCCGGCTCGGCCTCCCGGGCCGCCAGCTTCGTCCGGGCCCCCTCCAGGAAGTACGCGTACTTCTCCCGCACCTCCCCGCCCGGCTCCCGGCCGGTCTCCCAACCCCCCACCGTGGACGCGCTGACGTCCAGAACCCTCGCCAACTGCGCGCGCGAGACGTTCAGTTCCTCGCGGAGCGCGCGCCGCTCCTCGGCCGGCGGCAGCGGGACCTCCCGCTTCGCCTCGGCGAGCAGCGCGTCGATCGCGTCGAAGCCGGTCATCGCACTCCCCCGTCCGGCGCGGTCGCGGGGCGCGGGGTTCGGCCGGGGACGCGGCGCCGCTGGGCGGGGAGGGTCTCGGTCGCCCGGGTGGGGCCGGCCAGGAGGTCCAGCGGGTCGATGCCGTAGTGCGCGGCGACCGCGTCGCAGTCGGCCAGGCTCCAGGCGGCGGTGCCGGACTGACGGCGGCTCACCTGGGCCTGGCTCACACCCAGCGCGCAGGCCAGCTCCGTCTGCGACTCACCGGTGGCGTACAGCAGGGCGGCCACCGCCGACCGGACCCGTTCGTCGAGCGTCATCCGCATGGGGTGGAACCTACCACTCCGAGCGCACTCCCTATGCGTGCCACGCATAGGGAGTGACCACCCACCTCGCTCCTCTGTGTACGTACACAACTGATCTCCCAACTCGACACGTCTTTAACCTCGCAGAAATGCAGCGGACCCGAGTATTTACAGCCCCGACAGCACTCCTTACTGTGAACGTTCACGGAACTCATCTACATGGTCATGTCAGACAAGGAGGTCGGGATGACCGTCAAAGGTCCGCGTCGCCTGACGAAGGCCGCCATGCTCCTGGCGGCACTCGCCCTGCCCGCATCCCTGCTCACCGCGTCCACCAGCGCCTCCGCCGCCGGGACGCTCACCATGCGCGGCGCCGATGTGTCGACCGCCCAGCGCGCCCTCGACCTCGGTGCCAAGTACTACGACGCGAGCGGCACCGCCCGGGACCCGCTGGACGTCCTCAAGGGCCTCGGCGTCAACTACGTCCGCCTGCGGGTCTGGAACAACCCCGCGAGCGGCTACAACAACAAGGCCAAGGTGCTGTCGTACGCGAAGCAGGTGAAGGCCAAGGGGCTGCAACTGCTGGTCGACTTCCACTACTCCGACACCTGGGCGGACCCGGGCAACCAGAACAAGCCCGCGGCCTGGGCCGGCCACACCATCGGCCAGTTGCAGA
This genomic window contains:
- a CDS encoding helix-turn-helix domain-containing protein; this translates as MTGFDAIDALLAEAKREVPLPPAEERRALREELNVSRAQLARVLDVSASTVGGWETGREPGGEVREKYAYFLEGARTKLAAREAEPEAADLNDAAVAEAADGSDAADAPAEAHLDDVDLLSEPRPCVLCGQPARHQVEGFPQHLDPADCGTTDYGTTDRGTGDTSPPPRPARPAPRGVQVVPVGRRVRAADSPDLIASAVAAALDQHSGDVEAATAALVRRAIPDAMALLDDSRKGGRYDVVAHPWLPDILRKQTARGADQIWEARPKWTRPELPPGEHEVTALDVNGAYLSALKTHLPIGQLEHSTGGDHDRRRAGVHLITPSAWDHDAYLPNPLGSRDEPGPLWVTEPTLRLLLRLAGPRYGLCDPPEIHESWTSGATENLLEKFRIALKDARDRAIAEGDEVTLEYVKAMYSKFVSTMGESNYNRELYRADWMHLIRSQAFVNLWWKAHRAYDEGLTVVRAMGTDELHVVGDWRAVFAEGRGVTEVKVKDVYTVGAEPPNG
- a CDS encoding helix-turn-helix transcriptional regulator, which codes for MRMTLDERVRSAVAALLYATGESQTELACALGVSQAQVSRRQSGTAAWSLADCDAVAAHYGIDPLDLLAGPTRATETLPAQRRRVPGRTPRPATAPDGGVR